The following proteins are encoded in a genomic region of Gammaproteobacteria bacterium:
- a CDS encoding endo alpha-1,4 polygalactosaminidase — ADQLTYNRFLASEAHARGLSIGLKNDLDQIPDLLPDFDWALNEECFTYGECSLLTPFVQSNKAVFGVEYDLNTADFCPQANAMNFDFLKKHWALDAWRAACR; from the coding sequence CGCCGACCAGTTGACCTACAACCGCTTCCTTGCCAGCGAGGCCCACGCCCGCGGCCTGTCCATCGGCCTGAAGAACGACCTCGATCAGATTCCCGATTTACTCCCCGATTTCGACTGGGCGCTCAACGAAGAATGCTTCACCTACGGCGAATGCAGCCTGCTGACTCCCTTCGTCCAGTCCAACAAAGCCGTTTTTGGGGTAGAATACGACCTGAACACGGCGGATTTCTGCCCCCAGGCCAACGCCATGAACTTCGATTTCCTCAAAAAACACTGGGCGCTGGATGCCTGGCGGGCAGCCTGCCGATAA